A window of Candidatus Poribacteria bacterium contains these coding sequences:
- a CDS encoding 2,4-dihydroxyhept-2-ene-1,7-dioic acid aldolase, protein MRTNTFRELLNADKPTVGTHIHTTWPSIVEAIGHTGLYDYVEFVGEYGPFDLHDLDNLCRAAELHNISTMIKVDQEPRGFIAQRAIGSGFQSVLYADCQNVEDVKECVRITRADTPEDGGSYGVATRRFSYMGYGGGPEYVQALRDVVNVIMIEKKGTVDNLEEVLSVEGVDMIQWGGSDYSMSIGKVGQRGAPEIQEAHDKVFKTAVKMGVPPRAEIGSPDDAKRYLDMGVRHFCIGTDISVLYSWWRENGDGLRKAIEGH, encoded by the coding sequence ATGAGAACAAATACCTTTCGAGAACTACTTAACGCTGACAAACCGACAGTCGGCACACATATCCATACCACCTGGCCCTCCATCGTTGAAGCGATCGGACACACGGGACTGTATGATTATGTGGAATTTGTGGGGGAATACGGTCCGTTTGATCTGCACGATTTGGATAACTTATGTCGGGCAGCTGAACTGCACAACATCTCCACAATGATTAAGGTTGATCAAGAACCACGGGGTTTCATCGCGCAACGCGCGATCGGTTCTGGCTTCCAGAGTGTGCTTTACGCCGACTGCCAAAACGTTGAAGATGTCAAGGAATGTGTGAGGATTACACGGGCAGATACCCCCGAAGATGGTGGTAGTTACGGCGTAGCAACCCGCCGATTTTCCTATATGGGGTATGGCGGCGGTCCAGAATACGTCCAAGCACTTCGCGATGTCGTCAACGTTATCATGATTGAGAAAAAAGGGACGGTTGACAACCTTGAAGAGGTGCTATCTGTCGAAGGCGTTGACATGATTCAGTGGGGCGGTTCGGATTATTCGATGAGTATCGGCAAGGTTGGTCAACGCGGTGCCCCGGAAATACAGGAAGCACACGATAAAGTGTTCAAGACCGCCGTAAAGATGGGGGTCCCCCCGCGCGCTGAAATCGGGAGTCCCGACGACGCGAAACGCTATCTTGATATGGGAGTCCGGCATTTCTGCATCGGCACCGATATTTCCGTCCTCTACAGTTGGTGGCGGGAAAACGGTGATGGTTTACGGAAAGCCATTGAAGGACATTAG
- the pyrR gene encoding bifunctional pyr operon transcriptional regulator/uracil phosphoribosyltransferase PyrR produces MREKAQVMNTEEIRRALLRIAHEILEHNHKHIDDLVLVGVKSRGDILAHRIAENLERIENIDVDVGAIDVTLYRDDINLYETQIQVNSTELPFDITGKWVILVDEVLYTGRTVRAAMDALMDFGRPAAIQLATLIDRGHRELPIASDYVGKNVPTSRKEFVRVQLAEESDVDSAVIYEKDEE; encoded by the coding sequence ATGCGTGAAAAAGCACAAGTCATGAACACCGAAGAAATTCGCCGCGCCTTGCTCAGGATCGCCCACGAGATCTTGGAGCACAATCATAAACACATTGATGATCTGGTCCTTGTCGGTGTCAAAAGTCGGGGGGATATTCTTGCGCACCGTATTGCTGAAAACCTTGAGCGGATTGAGAATATTGACGTCGATGTAGGTGCGATTGATGTTACGCTCTACCGTGATGATATCAACCTCTATGAAACGCAAATTCAAGTCAATAGCACCGAACTTCCGTTTGACATTACTGGGAAATGGGTCATTTTGGTGGATGAAGTGCTTTACACTGGACGCACCGTTCGGGCGGCAATGGACGCGCTGATGGATTTCGGTCGTCCCGCTGCAATCCAATTGGCGACGCTGATTGATAGGGGGCACCGCGAATTGCCAATCGCCTCCGATTATGTCGGTAAAAATGTCCCGACCTCCCGAAAAGAGTTCGTCAGGGTGCAACTCGCCGAAGAGAGTGACGTGGATTCGGCAGTGATTTATGAGAAGGATGAGGAATGA
- a CDS encoding dihydroorotase, producing MSDAFITNGRIIDPANNIDEVGNLSIVNGKVKAVGGGEKHVSESPSATVYDATGLIVTPGFIDMHVHLREPGFEHKETIATGTAAAAAGGFTSVACMANTSPVIDTPEKIEQIYDIASETAATHVFPLGSITKNLAGDELTDMRGMRAAGAVGFSDDGVTVMNAALMRDALALSAELGFPIMVHCEEHNLNAGAVMNLGETSRKLGLIGSPNAAEDIIVARDIMLAEMTGGHLHVLHVSTAGAVELVRQGKRRGVHVTAEACPHHWILTDAEIEKQGTNAKMHPPLRTQTDIDAVIEGLRDGTIDAIATDHAPHAPEEKAQGMLEAPNGIIGLETCVPLVWTFLVEPGHLTVAEAIAKMTSIPANILGINRGTLSTGVVGDVTTINPDLVNRVDVRKSRSKSQNTPFGGWELKGWRALVFRAGSRTQPV from the coding sequence ATGAGCGACGCATTTATCACTAACGGACGTATCATTGATCCTGCTAACAACATTGATGAAGTTGGCAATCTTTCTATCGTCAACGGCAAGGTTAAGGCGGTCGGTGGTGGAGAAAAACATGTTTCCGAATCTCCATCCGCCACTGTCTATGACGCAACAGGGCTGATCGTTACACCGGGATTCATCGATATGCACGTCCACCTGCGTGAGCCCGGTTTCGAACATAAAGAGACGATTGCGACTGGGACGGCTGCAGCCGCAGCGGGTGGATTCACATCGGTTGCGTGCATGGCGAACACGTCTCCTGTTATAGACACACCCGAAAAGATTGAACAGATTTATGACATCGCGAGCGAGACGGCGGCGACACATGTATTCCCGCTTGGAAGTATTACCAAAAATCTCGCGGGTGATGAACTCACGGATATGCGTGGGATGCGTGCCGCTGGCGCAGTTGGCTTCAGTGATGACGGTGTCACGGTCATGAACGCTGCCCTTATGCGCGACGCACTCGCCTTGAGCGCGGAACTCGGTTTTCCAATCATGGTTCACTGCGAAGAGCACAACCTCAACGCGGGCGCTGTCATGAATTTAGGAGAAACCTCTCGAAAATTGGGACTTATCGGCAGTCCAAATGCAGCGGAGGACATCATTGTCGCGCGGGACATCATGTTAGCAGAGATGACAGGCGGCCACCTCCATGTCCTCCATGTTAGCACTGCAGGGGCAGTTGAGTTGGTGCGCCAAGGAAAACGCCGAGGGGTCCATGTGACTGCCGAGGCATGTCCACATCATTGGATCCTCACGGATGCGGAAATAGAGAAGCAGGGAACGAATGCCAAGATGCATCCACCCTTGCGGACCCAGACCGATATCGACGCTGTTATTGAAGGTTTACGCGATGGCACGATTGACGCAATCGCGACTGATCACGCGCCGCACGCCCCAGAAGAAAAGGCACAAGGCATGCTTGAGGCACCGAATGGAATTATCGGTTTGGAGACCTGTGTGCCGCTTGTATGGACGTTTCTTGTTGAACCGGGACACCTGACAGTCGCTGAGGCAATTGCGAAAATGACTTCGATTCCAGCAAATATACTCGGTATCAATCGTGGAACACTGTCTACGGGTGTCGTCGGGGATGTGACAACAATTAATCCGGATTTAGTGAATCGGGTTGACGTGAGAAAATCTCGTTCAAAAAGTCAAAACACGCCTTTCGGGGGTTGGGAACTTAAGGGATGGCGTGCGCTTGTATTTAGAGCGGGCAGCAGAACACAACCGGTCTGA
- the carA gene encoding glutamine-hydrolyzing carbamoyl-phosphate synthase small subunit, whose translation MKAILALADGTFFEGDQFGATGETVGEVVFNTSMTGYQEVLTDPSYKGQIVTMTYPLIGNYGCNETDVESIGPQVEGFVVREYSAYYSNWRSKWSLDSYLADHDIIGIQGIDTRALTRRLRVQGVMNGCLSTEDLNPESLVTKAKAWHGLVGWDLVQRVTCPSPYAWQQIAENNSHPKYRVIALDFGIKYNILRQLTAHGCEVQVVPASTSAEEILAAEPDGVFLSNGPGDPMPVDYAIQTIQMLIGKKPLFGICLGHQLLGLALGGKTFKLKFGHRGANQPVKYLETDRVEITSQNHGFCVDIDSLPNSVEVTHINLNDDTLEGIEHREYPIFSVQYHPEASPGPHDASYLFSRFTKMMDS comes from the coding sequence ATGAAAGCGATTCTCGCATTAGCGGACGGGACATTCTTTGAAGGCGATCAGTTTGGCGCGACGGGTGAAACCGTCGGCGAAGTCGTCTTTAATACGAGTATGACGGGGTATCAGGAAGTCTTGACCGATCCGTCCTACAAAGGGCAGATCGTGACAATGACATACCCGCTGATAGGGAATTACGGTTGTAACGAAACAGACGTAGAATCTATCGGTCCACAGGTGGAAGGGTTTGTCGTTCGGGAATACAGCGCATACTATAGCAATTGGCGCTCAAAATGGAGTTTGGATTCTTACCTTGCGGATCACGATATTATTGGCATCCAAGGCATTGATACTCGCGCACTCACCCGCCGTCTTCGTGTTCAGGGGGTGATGAACGGATGTCTCTCAACAGAGGATCTGAATCCTGAGAGTCTCGTCACGAAAGCCAAAGCATGGCACGGTTTGGTAGGCTGGGACTTGGTGCAACGGGTGACGTGTCCGAGTCCGTACGCGTGGCAGCAAATTGCGGAAAACAACTCCCACCCCAAATATCGTGTCATTGCGCTCGATTTCGGCATTAAATATAACATTTTGCGCCAATTGACTGCACACGGCTGTGAGGTCCAAGTCGTGCCGGCGAGCACATCTGCTGAAGAGATTCTCGCAGCGGAACCAGATGGTGTATTTCTCTCAAACGGTCCGGGGGATCCGATGCCGGTTGATTATGCGATCCAAACCATTCAAATGCTCATAGGCAAAAAACCGCTTTTCGGCATTTGCTTAGGACATCAGCTGCTCGGACTCGCGTTGGGTGGGAAGACATTTAAACTGAAATTTGGGCACCGAGGTGCGAACCAACCCGTCAAATACCTTGAGACCGACCGCGTCGAAATTACCTCACAAAATCATGGATTCTGCGTTGATATCGATTCACTACCGAATAGTGTTGAGGTTACACACATCAATCTGAATGATGACACCCTTGAAGGGATAGAACATCGGGAGTATCCCATTTTTTCTGTCCAGTATCATCCGGAAGCATCGCCGGGTCCACACGATGCCAGTTATCTTTTCTCGCGTTTTACAAAAATGATGGACTCTTAA
- the carB gene encoding carbamoyl-phosphate synthase large subunit has product MPKRTDIKKILIIGSGAIIIGQACEFDYSGTQACKALKEEGYEITLVNSNPATIMTDPDFADRTYIEPITADTVALIIAKERPQALLPTLGGQTALNVSVELAESGVLDEYEVELIGAKLPAIQKAEDRALFKEAMTKIGLAVPESGIAHSVQEALAIVEQIGFPAIIRPAFTLGGTGGGIAYNIEEYEKMVTSGLALSPINELLIEESVIGWKEFELEVMRDGADNVVIICSIENVDAMGVHTGDSITVAPIQTLTDKEYQLMRDSAIKIIREIGVDTGGSNIQFAVDPKTGKQVVIEMNPRVSRSSALASKATGFPIAKIAAKLAVGYNLDEIPNDITAETPACFEPTIDYVVVKIPRWAFEKFQGTDETLTTQMKSVGEAMAIGRTFKEALQKGLRSLETGWHGLDNHPLEELPFSELPSKLSVPNVKRIFYIKAALARGMSIEEIYAYTHIDPFFLYNMKEIVDFENALSAPDARRSIDQHLEKPETDGEFTKKLLKQAKQFGFSDRQLGDIYDVPEETIRECRRGLGVDATFKTVDTCAAEFEAETPYYYSTCSSEDEVRPSDKSKIMILGGGPNRIGQGIEFDYCCVHAALALKADGYETIMVNSNPETVSTDYDTSDRLYFEPLTCEDVLNIYHKEKPSGVIVQFGGQTPLNLAIALKNAGVPIIGTSPEDIARSEDRRLFKAVLDDIGLMQPPNGTATSSEEASPIAAALGYPVIVRPSYVLGGRAMQIVYDEELLHEYMHSAVQASPEHPVLIDKYLEEAIEVDVDAISDGNLTVIGGIMEHIEEAGIHSGDSDCVLPPYTLVDEQIENLKTFTYALAKALNVRGLMNVQYAIKNDEIYVLEVNPRASRTIPFVSKAIGVPLAKLAARVMAGKTLAELGFTNEIEPAYFSVKAPVFPFNRFPGSNTRLGPEMKSTGEVMGIDTDVSRAFAKAQKACGYTLPLGGKVFISVRNKDKRAIIFIAKKLTDMGFELIATHGTAKVLLRNGMESELVFSIGKGRPTIHDYIKNHAVDLIINTPTGDLHRPNELLIREMAIAHDIPIFSTIPGAAAAVNAIDALQRGDITVTPLQDYFQLL; this is encoded by the coding sequence ATGCCAAAACGAACAGACATAAAGAAAATCTTAATTATCGGATCCGGTGCGATTATCATCGGACAGGCGTGTGAGTTTGATTACTCCGGAACGCAGGCGTGTAAGGCACTTAAAGAGGAAGGTTACGAAATTACGCTTGTTAATAGCAATCCTGCTACCATCATGACAGATCCGGATTTCGCCGATCGGACCTACATTGAGCCGATTACAGCGGACACAGTGGCGCTTATAATTGCCAAGGAGCGTCCGCAAGCGTTGCTGCCAACACTCGGTGGGCAAACGGCTTTGAACGTGTCTGTTGAACTCGCAGAATCTGGTGTGTTAGACGAATATGAGGTTGAACTCATTGGTGCGAAGTTGCCTGCTATCCAAAAGGCAGAGGATCGCGCGCTTTTCAAAGAGGCGATGACAAAAATCGGATTGGCAGTCCCGGAGAGCGGTATCGCTCACTCGGTCCAAGAGGCACTTGCGATCGTTGAACAGATCGGATTTCCAGCGATCATCCGTCCTGCGTTTACGCTTGGTGGGACAGGTGGGGGTATCGCTTACAACATCGAAGAATACGAGAAAATGGTCACGTCAGGACTTGCCCTGAGTCCAATCAATGAGCTGCTGATTGAAGAGTCTGTCATTGGGTGGAAGGAATTCGAGTTGGAAGTTATGCGGGATGGTGCGGACAATGTCGTCATAATATGCTCGATTGAAAATGTCGATGCTATGGGTGTCCACACGGGTGATAGTATCACTGTGGCACCCATCCAAACGTTGACGGATAAAGAATATCAACTGATGCGGGACTCAGCGATTAAGATTATTCGTGAGATTGGTGTGGACACAGGCGGTTCCAATATCCAATTTGCTGTTGATCCAAAGACTGGCAAACAGGTCGTGATTGAGATGAACCCCCGCGTTTCTCGGAGTTCTGCGCTTGCATCAAAAGCGACTGGGTTTCCAATTGCGAAAATCGCAGCGAAACTCGCTGTCGGTTACAATTTAGATGAGATTCCTAACGATATCACTGCCGAGACGCCTGCCTGCTTTGAACCGACTATTGATTACGTGGTGGTCAAGATTCCGAGATGGGCTTTTGAAAAGTTCCAAGGGACGGATGAGACCCTCACAACACAGATGAAATCTGTCGGCGAAGCGATGGCTATCGGAAGAACCTTTAAAGAGGCGTTACAAAAAGGACTGCGATCGTTGGAGACGGGATGGCACGGTTTAGATAACCATCCACTTGAGGAACTTCCATTTTCTGAATTACCGAGCAAGTTGAGCGTTCCGAACGTCAAACGGATTTTTTATATTAAAGCTGCCCTTGCACGGGGGATGAGTATTGAGGAAATTTACGCTTACACACATATTGATCCATTTTTCCTCTACAACATGAAGGAAATCGTTGATTTTGAAAACGCCTTGTCCGCACCGGATGCCCGCCGCTCTATAGATCAACATTTAGAAAAGCCCGAAACAGATGGAGAGTTCACGAAAAAACTTCTCAAGCAGGCAAAACAGTTTGGATTTTCGGATCGGCAGTTGGGGGATATCTACGACGTTCCTGAAGAAACCATTCGCGAATGTCGGCGGGGGCTCGGGGTTGACGCAACTTTCAAAACTGTTGACACTTGTGCTGCGGAGTTTGAAGCAGAAACGCCTTATTATTATTCGACCTGTTCGAGTGAAGATGAGGTGCGTCCGTCTGATAAATCCAAAATCATGATACTTGGGGGCGGTCCGAATCGTATTGGTCAAGGGATCGAATTCGACTACTGTTGTGTCCATGCCGCCCTTGCGCTCAAAGCCGATGGTTATGAAACCATCATGGTAAACAGCAATCCAGAGACCGTTAGTACCGATTATGACACCTCCGATCGGCTTTACTTTGAACCCTTAACCTGTGAAGACGTTCTCAACATTTATCACAAAGAGAAGCCATCGGGTGTTATTGTTCAGTTTGGTGGGCAGACGCCGTTGAACTTAGCGATTGCGCTCAAAAATGCTGGTGTGCCGATAATTGGCACGAGTCCTGAGGACATAGCCCGTTCTGAGGACCGGCGTCTTTTCAAAGCGGTTTTAGACGACATCGGGTTAATGCAACCGCCTAACGGAACTGCGACCTCAAGTGAGGAAGCCTCCCCTATTGCTGCGGCACTCGGCTATCCCGTTATCGTGCGTCCGTCGTATGTTTTAGGCGGACGTGCCATGCAGATCGTTTACGATGAAGAACTCCTGCACGAATACATGCACTCCGCTGTTCAAGCGTCACCTGAACACCCGGTACTCATTGATAAATATCTTGAAGAAGCGATTGAAGTGGATGTTGATGCGATATCCGATGGAAACCTCACGGTTATTGGTGGTATCATGGAGCACATTGAAGAGGCTGGCATCCATTCAGGGGACAGTGATTGCGTGTTGCCGCCCTATACACTCGTAGATGAACAGATTGAAAATCTCAAAACCTTTACTTACGCCTTGGCGAAAGCCTTAAATGTGCGTGGCTTAATGAACGTTCAATACGCGATAAAGAACGATGAGATTTATGTGCTTGAGGTGAATCCACGGGCATCCAGAACTATTCCATTTGTGAGTAAAGCCATTGGTGTGCCATTAGCGAAACTCGCGGCACGTGTGATGGCTGGCAAGACGCTCGCTGAGCTTGGATTTACGAACGAAATTGAACCTGCGTATTTCAGCGTCAAGGCACCGGTATTTCCCTTTAACCGCTTCCCGGGTTCAAACACGCGCTTGGGTCCTGAGATGAAATCGACCGGGGAGGTTATGGGAATTGATACCGATGTTTCCCGCGCCTTTGCGAAGGCACAGAAGGCGTGTGGTTATACATTACCGCTCGGTGGTAAGGTCTTTATCAGTGTGAGAAACAAAGACAAGCGTGCCATTATCTTCATCGCCAAGAAACTAACAGACATGGGCTTTGAGCTTATCGCTACGCACGGCACCGCAAAGGTACTCCTGCGCAATGGAATGGAGTCAGAACTGGTCTTCAGTATCGGTAAAGGGAGACCGACGATTCATGATTACATCAAAAATCATGCGGTGGACCTCATTATCAACACACCGACGGGTGACTTACATCGCCCGAATGAGCTCCTCATTCGCGAAATGGCGATAGCACATGACATCCCGATCTTCTCAACCATACCCGGTGCAGCTGCGGCTGTTAACGCCATTGACGCGTTGCAGCGAGGAGATATTACAGTCACGCCCCTCCAAGATTATTTTCAGTTGCTTTAA
- a CDS encoding DNA helicase UvrBC, translating to MANDSIQRNTRWVHTFDRILESLNLDEERPVSVLKIEDGREVVIVQPNAFTISRIYATGRPDGMRPHGVDSYYDYFFAKLRGYEETHGTREGFQLESEEWEILFEESFHRYTRYLLFAGIKRWKDVQRDTATNLAVTNLARDCAPSEIAWRSYQYKGYMLMMHSIAKAELRLQEDDTATALQEIDTGIQQIGEFCGECLREEHGEAENITRERYLSNLIEFRSDLETLEADTTEAASDEEDILAELERLLNEDEA from the coding sequence ATGGCGAATGATTCTATACAGAGAAACACCCGATGGGTTCACACCTTCGACCGAATACTTGAGTCGCTAAACCTTGATGAGGAACGTCCTGTGAGTGTTCTGAAAATTGAGGATGGCAGGGAAGTCGTCATTGTGCAACCGAATGCCTTCACTATCTCGCGCATTTATGCGACCGGTCGTCCCGATGGTATGCGTCCGCACGGAGTAGATTCCTATTACGATTACTTCTTCGCAAAGTTGCGAGGGTATGAAGAAACGCATGGAACCCGTGAGGGGTTTCAATTGGAATCGGAGGAATGGGAAATCCTTTTTGAGGAATCTTTTCATCGTTATACCCGTTATCTCCTATTCGCGGGTATTAAACGGTGGAAAGATGTCCAGCGCGATACCGCTACGAATCTGGCAGTAACAAATTTGGCACGCGACTGTGCGCCATCGGAAATCGCGTGGCGGAGTTATCAGTACAAGGGTTACATGCTCATGATGCACAGCATCGCCAAAGCAGAATTGCGTTTGCAAGAGGACGATACAGCGACAGCATTGCAAGAGATTGACACTGGAATTCAACAGATTGGAGAGTTCTGTGGCGAATGTTTACGTGAGGAACACGGTGAGGCAGAAAATATTACGCGTGAACGTTATCTCAGTAACCTTATAGAATTTCGATCCGATTTGGAAACACTGGAGGCAGACACCACAGAAGCAGCAAGCGACGAAGAAGATATCCTGGCAGAGCTGGAGAGATTGCTAAACGAGGATGAGGCATAG
- a CDS encoding sigma-54-dependent Fis family transcriptional regulator has protein sequence MNTQKTVLIVDADRTERELVCETLAGQGLRLVVTGNMYQAFHHIEHLKVDILIAQLRAERIDGLTLLEAAAQHQPDVGVIFITEPNILETDIGIKAMLAYKDTFFLPKPVNPVHLAALLQRTLENQRLAFENRQLQSQIDEKEGLRRLTGRSPQITKIRDMITQIAPTKATVVIYGARGTGKELVARAIHHRSLRRGSLIAFNCATLNENLAESELFGHERGAFSGAYHQRIGRFELAHGGTLFLDEISQLSPSNQARLLRVLEEREFERVGGDKTIQVDVRVVCATNHDLETASSRREFLPDLYDRLNVVPIYLPTLQERIEDVPLLVKDFLEEFSQQNSKSPITIAPEAVRTLMKYDWPGNVRELKNCIEGMVVMSNQPTIQQIHLPERILKATGIEFSNYGLGDPAPTVPDVWQVGANNGGQGLNVEVGMSLDEINREVLRATLESVDNNKAKAAEILKVSRRTIQRKAKEYGLADE, from the coding sequence ATGAACACGCAAAAAACAGTACTTATTGTAGATGCCGACAGGACGGAACGGGAACTTGTTTGCGAAACACTCGCAGGTCAAGGGTTGCGTCTTGTGGTTACAGGGAATATGTATCAAGCGTTTCATCATATTGAGCATCTCAAGGTAGATATTCTCATTGCCCAATTGAGAGCGGAACGGATTGATGGATTGACGCTGCTTGAGGCTGCGGCACAGCATCAACCTGATGTCGGTGTAATTTTTATTACGGAGCCTAACATTCTGGAAACCGATATTGGTATCAAAGCGATGCTGGCATATAAAGACACGTTTTTTTTACCGAAGCCGGTTAATCCTGTCCATCTGGCGGCACTGCTGCAGCGGACGCTGGAAAACCAACGCCTCGCTTTTGAAAATCGGCAATTACAATCGCAAATAGATGAGAAAGAAGGATTACGCCGCCTTACAGGCAGGTCGCCTCAGATCACGAAAATTCGCGACATGATTACGCAGATCGCACCTACAAAAGCGACTGTAGTGATATACGGTGCGCGAGGGACAGGCAAAGAATTGGTTGCCCGTGCGATCCATCATCGCAGTTTACGACGGGGTTCTCTTATTGCCTTCAATTGTGCAACGTTAAACGAAAACCTTGCAGAATCTGAACTCTTTGGTCACGAACGTGGGGCATTTAGTGGGGCGTATCATCAACGCATCGGACGCTTTGAGCTTGCACACGGTGGGACCCTATTTCTTGACGAGATCTCACAACTGAGTCCATCCAATCAAGCACGCCTGTTGCGTGTTCTCGAAGAACGTGAATTTGAACGGGTCGGTGGCGACAAGACGATTCAGGTTGATGTCCGTGTTGTGTGTGCCACGAACCACGATTTAGAAACCGCCTCCAGCAGACGAGAATTCCTCCCAGATCTCTATGATCGGCTTAATGTCGTGCCTATCTACCTTCCAACACTTCAGGAACGCATTGAAGATGTGCCGTTACTCGTTAAAGATTTCCTTGAAGAGTTTAGCCAACAGAACAGCAAATCTCCAATAACGATAGCGCCGGAGGCAGTCAGAACGTTGATGAAATATGATTGGCCAGGAAATGTCCGCGAATTGAAAAACTGTATTGAAGGTATGGTTGTTATGTCCAATCAACCGACAATCCAGCAGATTCACCTGCCTGAACGCATTCTCAAAGCAACGGGAATAGAGTTTTCAAATTACGGGCTGGGTGACCCAGCCCCTACGGTTCCTGATGTCTGGCAAGTTGGTGCGAATAACGGTGGGCAAGGGTTAAATGTAGAAGTCGGTATGTCGCTCGATGAGATTAACCGAGAAGTCCTGCGGGCGACTCTCGAATCCGTGGACAATAACAAGGCAAAAGCGGCAGAAATTCTCAAAGTCAGCCGACGCACAATCCAACGGAAAGCAAAAGAATACGGTCTTGCTGACGAATAA
- the nagB gene encoding glucosamine-6-phosphate deaminase, whose translation MEVIIQPTYAQLVAVSAEIIRGALLKKPNLVLGLATGSTPIGLYEALARMHKTEGLDFSAVTTFNLDEYVGIPRSHPYSYHTFMETHFFNAVNIPAENRHIPQSTAVEHEEFCEQYETAIVNAGGVDIQVLGIGKDGHIGFNEPSSSLGSRTRIKTLTQGTLEANAPHFGGTVDAVPKMAITMGVGTIMEAKQCLLLANGESKAEAIAHTVEGPITAEVPASVLQMHPRTVVIIDEEAASQLKRVAYYKQVYANKQKLLSGGY comes from the coding sequence ATGGAAGTTATTATTCAACCGACTTATGCGCAGCTTGTGGCGGTTTCAGCGGAAATTATCCGCGGCGCGCTCCTAAAAAAGCCGAACCTCGTTTTGGGACTCGCTACCGGTAGCACACCGATTGGGCTTTATGAAGCCTTGGCACGGATGCACAAAACGGAGGGACTCGATTTCTCAGCCGTGACGACTTTTAACTTAGATGAGTACGTCGGGATTCCACGGAGCCATCCGTATAGTTACCACACCTTCATGGAGACCCACTTTTTTAATGCCGTTAATATTCCCGCTGAGAATCGCCATATCCCGCAGAGCACCGCTGTAGAACACGAGGAATTTTGTGAGCAGTATGAAACCGCAATTGTCAACGCCGGTGGCGTTGACATCCAAGTTCTCGGTATCGGAAAAGATGGACATATCGGTTTCAATGAACCGAGTTCATCTCTGGGATCCCGGACTCGCATTAAGACTTTGACGCAGGGGACGCTCGAGGCAAACGCTCCACATTTCGGAGGAACCGTGGACGCGGTACCCAAAATGGCGATTACGATGGGAGTAGGCACAATTATGGAGGCAAAACAGTGTCTGCTGCTGGCAAACGGCGAATCGAAAGCCGAGGCGATTGCTCACACCGTGGAGGGACCTATCACAGCGGAAGTACCAGCATCGGTGTTACAGATGCATCCCCGAACGGTTGTCATCATTGACGAAGAAGCGGCTTCCCAATTGAAACGCGTAGCGTATTATAAACAGGTTTATGCCAACAAGCAGAAGCTCTTGTCCGGCGGATACTAA